The segment CTAGTTTTAgaccattgcctcttgtcctattgctacaagcccttgtaaacagcccctccccagctttcctgtaggaccttcaggtactggaaggtcactctaaggtctccctggagccttctcctctgcaggctgaacaatcccatctctctcagtctgttttcataggagagctgctccagacctTGGATAATTTTTCTGGCTTTCTCTGGACTCCTTCCAACAcatccatgtccctcttgtgctgagggctccagagctggacacagttctccaggtggggtctcaaaagagagcagagaggcagaatttcccccccttgacctgctggccacactgcttttgattcAGCCCAGGTTGTGACtgcccctctgggctgcaagcaccaTTTTCTCATGTCCAACTTTTTGTCCACCAGTATCTCCAAGTACTTTTCTACAGAGTTTCTATTAGATCATCCCCCAGGCCGTAGTGATAATGAGGATTGCtcctacccaggtgcaggactctgcatttggccttgttgaacctcattaagttcacatgggcccacttctctagcttgtccaaGGCCCTTCTGGATAATACCCCTTCCTCATCCACTCCTCTGGAGCGTTGATggcaccactcagcttggtgtcatctgcaaacttgccgAGGCTGCCCTCAATCCCATTGTCTATATTGTTAATGTAGATACTAAATAGCACTGGACCCAGTACAGATCCCTAAAGAACACCACTTGCCCcagaagggttgtcaggccctggcacaggctgcccagggcagtgatgGAGTCCCTGGAGGAACTTAAAAGCCACGTAGATGtgctgctgagggacatggttcagtggtagccttggcagtgctgggttaatggttggacttgatgatcttagaggccttttccaacccaaattatttGGTGATTTTATTCACATGCATCCTGATCCACCTTTTGAATTTGGGCAGGACACCAGGCACAGGGGCTGAGCTTCAGCAGGTTGTGCCAACCCTGCACTGCTCCAGGCACAGAGGAACTATCTCCTGTCTTGGAGCCCCCATCCCTGACAGCAggagggggaggcagcagcaggaccagtgaccaggcaggagctggcagcttgCAGGACTGCAGCTCGGAGAGTGAAACAGGGCTGGGACCAGGGAGGGGTGGTTCCTCCAGCCCCAACCTTACACGTGACAGCATTCGAGCAATCCATCTGTCCAGCCTGACCTGCATGTGTCCCTCAAGCTCTTCAGCCaccccaggctccagcagccTTTCCCAGTCTCCCCACCCCACTTCTCACTGGGCATGCAAGTGGAGAGGCTCCCTGGGATATAcaggagccagccctggcagtCCAGAGATCTGAAGCCCAGGAGAATGCTCTACCTTCACACGTGATCTACTGCTAGGGTGGGAACAGGAGTATTCTTCCAAACCACGCTCCCTAGCAGCTTGGCTCCCACCCAGCAAATGAGGATAGTCCTTGCCCTGAGAAcaccctgcccttccctctgtCGAGCATGGGGACTCATCCCTTTCTCCTCACCTGCATCAACCCTTCCCAAGGATAATCCTGATGCACCTTCTGCTGTCTCCACCCCAGACCCTGCCAGACCAGGCCCCCCATGAGGGGCTGGCACCCCAGGGGGTCATTCCTGCTGTAAGGAGCTACACCACAGGCCTGGGGAGCCAGGAACATGTCACCATGCAAGGAGCTTCACTCCCCAACGTGTTTAATTTTCACATACACGTGTGGGACATACCCCTGGCCACCAGGAAAGCCAGGGTGGAGGCCCAGCTTCACCAAGGctttgccgcgctgtgccgggGAGGAAAGGGGCACCCGTGGCACGTGGGAAGTCTGGTAACAGTGGAGAATGGGTCAGTTcaacacaaaggaaaaccaGGAGAACCCAGGGTGCTGCAGAGCATGGGGAGCCTGTGCCAGTTCCAGGCTAGCACAGCTGCCCAGCCAGAGACAGTCAGTAGCCTTCATCTGCCCAGGTGATCTCGTAGTCCGGATACTTGGCTTTCAGCTTCTCTGTAGTCACAGAGTGGTCCGCTCGCCCGAAGCCCTGGCAGAGGAGAGAGGGTCCTGCAGTGGAGCTGAAGCAGTCAGCACCCATGGCAGGGCTCAGTGAACTCCTGAGGCTGCTCACTGCAACCAGAGCCCCTGACAGCAGCCTCTGGCAGCACGAGATGCTGCCGAGTCCGTGTCTATAAAGGACCAGTCGGCTCTGACCCGACCCCTCAGcggcagcagctcagcctggctctAGCTGCCAGACAGCAACAGCGCCCAGGCACGGGGACAGTGCCACCCTGGAGCTGGGCAAACCGGCACCAGCATCACCAACACCCTCCCCGGGGCGTGCAGAGGGACACCGAGATGACACAGCGCCCCAGGTCTGTCCTGGCAGCGCCGCTGCCCTGCAGCGCTGCTCGGCTCCCGGGGGGCACGGCGCGGGCTCGGCCACGGGCAGCAGGACGGGCACGGGCACCTGCGCCGCTGCGGGGAGAGAGAAGCTTCCCCCACGGGTGGGTGCCCCGGACCCCCCTCTCGCTTACCACGGAATACCCGTAGACGTGTATCTTCCTCTCCTCGGGGCGGTGGGCGAGGCGGCCGCCCCCCAGGCACTCGCAGTCCAGGCCCCGCCGCGCCAGCTCCTGCGCCGTGCGCTCCAAGATGTCGGCTGCGAGGGAGGGAGCCGtgcagcggcggggcgggcaccGGGACCCGCCGCCTGCGCAGCGGGGCCCGCCCGGGGCAGCCCCTCGGCAGCTCCCGGGCCCAGCCGCTgcctgcggggcggggcgcggcgtGAGGCGCCCCCGGTACCCGAGCGGGCGGGACAAGCC is part of the Apus apus isolate bApuApu2 chromosome 19, bApuApu2.pri.cur, whole genome shotgun sequence genome and harbors:
- the PHPT1 gene encoding 14 kDa phosphohistidine phosphatase; this encodes MAAALSEVPDVEIDDGGVFKYVLVRVRAAGGPGKDVVRGHGWAEYHADILERTAQELARRGLDCECLGGGRLAHRPEERKIHVYGYSVGFGRADHSVTTEKLKAKYPDYEITWADEGY